The following proteins are encoded in a genomic region of Gossypium hirsutum isolate 1008001.06 chromosome D05, Gossypium_hirsutum_v2.1, whole genome shotgun sequence:
- the LOC107906374 gene encoding uncharacterized protein: MGMMASVSSMEFWCILNLRATLITLLLILFFHLSKKLYSKFFPPPSVLHLPSPSSSTSLPESQSRIPEIVSDSDLKFLIDNLDEKLDEDEKWETVIDKKTNSLSYKAKCCRPKNKPLKYLSTTVFEGCSPELLRDFYMDNNYRKQWDKTVIDHVQLQMNTTNGIEIGCTIKKFPLLTPREYVLAWRLWEGKDRTFYCFIKECEHPSAPRRKKYVRVGYFRSGWQIRKVPGRDASEIRMFHQEDAGLNVEMAKLAFAKGIWSYVCKMDNALRKYAGISHPPTSPSVSPSTLIQKVPPELDMINGDALPAVSASMATFEPVNDKPREKRLSRKPSKKFVAKSLLVIGGVICLSRGHSGLGAKVAMAYILTKLRKRGDRSSQSMQT, encoded by the exons ATGGGGATGATGGCAAGTGTTTCTTCAATGGAATTTTGGTGCATCCTTAACCTCAGAGCCACTCTTATTACtcttcttcttattctctttTTTCATCTTTCCAAGAAACTTTACTCTAAATTCTTTCCTCCTCCTTCCGTTCTTCAtcttccttctccttcttcatCCACTTCCCTTCCTGAATCTCAATCAAG AATCCCAGAGATTGTATCTGATTCAGACTTGAAGTTTTTGATTGATAATCTGGATGAGAAGCTCGATGAGGACGAGAAATGGGAGACTGTAATTGATAAGAAAACCAACTCTTTATCCTACAAGGCAAAATGCTGCAGACCTAAG AATAAACCACTAAAATACCTGAGCACGACTGTATTTGAGGGTTGCTCTCCGGAGCTTCTGAGGGACTTCTATATGGACAATAATTATAGAAAGCAGTGGGATAAGACGGTGATTGATCATGTGCAGCTGCAGATGAACACAACAAATGGGATTGAAATTGGCTGCACAATAAAGAAGTTTCCCCTTTTGACACCCAGAGAGTATGTTCTTGCTTGGAGATTGTGGGAGGGAAAAGATAGAACATTCTACTGTTTTATCAAG GAATGTGAACATCCATCTGCACCAAGACGGAAGAAGTACGTCCGCGTAGGATATTTTAGATCCGGTTGGCAAATCAGGAAAG TACCCGGTAGAGATGCCTCTGAGATCAGAATGTTTCACCAAGAAGATGCTGGTCTGAATGTGGAAATGGCAAAACTAGCATTTGCAAAGGGCATATGGAGTTATGTATGTAAGATGGATAATGCATTACGCAAGTATGCTGGGATCAGCCATCCTCCGACTAGTCCATCTGTTTCACCATCCACTCTGATTCAGAAG GTTCCACCTGAATTAGATATGATAAACGGTGATGCACTTCCAGCTGTCTCTGCCTCGATGGCCACTTTTGAACCAGTTAATGATAAACCCAGGGAGAAAAGGCTATCAAGAAAACCGTCGAAAAAGTTTGTAGCAAAAAGTTTGCTTGTTATTGGGGGTGTGATCTGCCTGTCTCGCGGTCACTCTGGCCTGGGTGCTAAAGTTGCGATGGCATACATCTTAACAAAATTGAGAAAGCGTGGTGATAGATCAAGCCAAAGCATGCAAACTTGA